The Hyperolius riggenbachi isolate aHypRig1 chromosome 3, aHypRig1.pri, whole genome shotgun sequence genome window below encodes:
- the LOC137561441 gene encoding uncharacterized protein → MQMRFLSESALPGQSVLPVVLLCMRDCREGLCKMSGTWFTTENLIIKIQNSPELYDKTLPGHKDHQRLHDIWRNIAHEFLGEKWEKLSPKTQEAKVGLLRKRWKSVRDSYKKELEKQYQESKSGCGSSQRTRYKFCGILEFMRKHHESAETEDSLPPDPDPEEAEIDAGHNTSSDLEVEDLTPQDGDTATLDESDSTTADQTQPSTLTTRPRTTHRSIRGVRASTQGRRIARGMSRAEYDHKLITSIEKAVDHMEKREEEIKQLKEPCTQYLLSLVPLLQKVPPDKQWAARHAISETLGKFLQTQSQAEENSSNYVTQQHMPHATPQYHSYPQPSYQSHRMYDPPSYPPMHMATRPYGQQPHYPMTGPMRFEQANRYQRSDTPVYTDLSAQTQPQTTSESATQAFIHDTGSMSDYLAQHE, encoded by the exons ATGCAGATGCGttttttgtcagaatctgctcttccaggtcaaagtgtacttcctgttGTTCTGCTTtgcatgagggattgcagagaagGTTTGTGCAAGATGTCTGGCACGTGGTTTACCACAGAAAATTTAATAATTAAAATACAGAATAGTCCAGAGCTGTATGACAAGACATTGCCTGGACACAAAGATCATCAAAGGCTGCATGACATCTGGAGAAACATTGCCCATGAGTTCCTGGgtgaaaaatgggaaaaattgtCACCAAAGACTCAAGAAGCAAAAG TTGGTCTCCTGCGCAAAAGATGGAAGTCTGTGCGAGACAGTTATAAAAAGGAGCTGGAGAAACAATATCAAGAATCTAAAAGTGGGTGTGGAAGTTCCCAAAGAACAAGATATAAATTCTGTGGGATTCTGGAATTTATGAGAAAACATCATGAGTCGGCTGA AACTGAAGATAGCCTGCCACCTGATCCTGATCCTGAGGAGGCGGAAATAGATGCAGGCCACAACACTAGCAGTGATCTGGAAGTGGAAGATTTAACTCCACAGGATGGTGACACAGCTACACTGGATGAGAGTGACTCAACAACTGCTGATCAAACACAACCCAGTACACTAACTACTAGGCCACGCACAACTCACAGATCTATTAGAGGTGTGAGGGCATCAACCCAAGGCAGGAGAATAgcaagaggtatgagcagggctgaatatgATCACAAGCTCATTACTTCTATTGAAAAGGCTGTGGATCatatggagaagcgagaggaggaaATCAAACAATTAAAAGAGCCATGCACCCAGTATCTGCTAAGTTTAGTGCCATTGTTACAGAAAGTGCCACCAGATAAGCAATGGGCAGCCAGACATGCCATATCTGAGACCCTGGGCAAATTTTTGCAAACTCAGAGCCAGGCAGAAGAAAATAGCTCCAACTATGTCACTCAACAACACATGCCTCATGCCACTCCTCAGTATCATTCATACCCACAACCATCTTACCAGAGTCACCGTATGTATGACCCACCTAGTTACCCACCTATGCATATGGCAACCCGGCCATATGGACAGCAGCCACATTATCCTATGACAGGACCTATGCGTTTTGAGCAAGCTAATAGGTATCAAAGATCAGACACTCCAGTGTACACTGATTTATCAGCTCAGACCCAGCCACAAACTACTTCAGAATCAGCTACACAAGCTTTCATTCATGACACTGGAAGCATGTCTGATTATCTTGCACAACATGAGTAG
- the LOC137561443 gene encoding uncharacterized protein — protein MYPDLLLLICVAAYMRRRPRTRRYWVHPILQQRRRKGQFWTLYRDLRQHPDKFFGYTRMSVGSFDCLLSKLKDALQRQDTNYRRAITPTERLLITLRFLATGHSYAALHYQFLMGRSTIRYLVLDTCKLIWKTLQPEFMPPPDLPMWEANIQHFWEKHQFPNCLGAVDGKHVRIVMPAATGSVYYNYKKYFSLVLMAVVDPNLKFIYVDVGAYGSSHDSAVFQHSRFGLKLLTGQMTLPAPRPWPDTQHPPYPCVFVADEAFALSEHVMRPYAQRDMSLKKKVFNQRLTKARQVVECAFGILSNKWRIFHTALKMQPQYAIAVVKATCVLHNYVRTLDGMHTEEEEEIPPCALQNVAPSTLRGPISAIQMRDKLADYFVP, from the exons ATGTATCCTGATTTGCTATTACTAATATGTGTAGCAGCATATATGAGACGCAGGCCAAGGACACGGAGATACTGGGTGCATCCCATACTGCAACAGCGGCGCAGGAAGGGTCAATTTTGGACACTCTATCGTGACTTGAGGCAGCATCCAGACAAGTTCTTTGGCTACACCAGAATGTCTGTGGGCAG TTTTGATTGTCTACTGTCCAAATTGAAGGATGCCCTTCAAAGACAAGATACTAATTATCGCCGTGCAATCACTCCAACGGAGCGTCTCCTCATAACTTTGAG atttctggcaacaggaCATTCATATGCAGCTCTGCATTATCAGTTCCTGATGGGAAGATCTACTATCCGCTACCTGGTTTTGGACACATGCAAACTGATTTGGAAAACACTGCAGCCCGAATTTATGCCACCTCCTGATCTACCTATGTGGGAGGCTAATATTCAGCATTTCTGGGAAAAGCATCAATTCCCTAACTGCCTAGGAGCAGTGGATGGGAAACATGTCCGTATTGTTATGCCTGCAGCCACTGGCAGTGtgtattacaattataaaaaatatttctctctTGTGCTCATGGCTGTGGTGGATCCGAATTTAAAATTTATATATGTGGATGTGGGTGCTTACGGCAGTTCACATGATTCTGCTGTTTTCCAACACAGCAGATTTGGCTTGAAACTCCTAACTGGCCAAATGACCTTACCAGCACCACGACCCTGGCCTGACACACAACATCCACCTTACCCGTGTGTGTTTGTGGCTGATGAGGCATTTGCTCTATCCGAGCATGTGATGCGGCCTTATGCCCAAAGAGATATGtctctgaaaaaaaaagtgtttaatcaGCGCCTTACCAAAGCCAGGCAAGTGGTGGAATGTGCTTTTGGCATACTTTCTAACAAATGGCGCATTTTTCATACTGCCCTAAAAATGCAACCACAGTATGCAATAGCAGTTGTGAAGGCCACATGTGTTTTACACAATTATGTAAGAACATTAGATGGCAtgcacacagaggaggaggaggagattccaCCCTGTGCTCTTCAAAATGTTGCCCCTTCTACCTTACGTGGGCCTATTTCTGCCATTCAAATGCGAGATAAACTCGCAGATTACTTTGTGCCATAA